The following nucleotide sequence is from Flavimarina sp. Hel_I_48.
TGATATGGCTTCCCATATTAGAGGTCATGATGATGATCGTATTCTTAAAGTCCGCCAGGCGGCCCTTGTTATCTGTAAGTCGGCCTTCATCAAGCACCTGTAACAGGATATTAAAGGTATCTGGGTGCGCTTTTTCGATCTCATCAAGCAAGACCACAGAATACGGTTTTCTACGTACCGCTTCGGTAAGTTGGCCACCTTCATCATAACCCACATATCCCGGAGGCGCTCCCACAAGTCTGCTCACCGAGTGGCGTTCCTGATATTCACTCATATCAATACGGGTCATGTTGTTCTCATCATCAAAGAGAAACTCCGCCAGTGCTTTGGCAAGTTCGGTCTTACCAACGCCGGTAGTTCCCAGGAAGAGGAATGATCCCACAGGTTTCCGCTGATCTTGCAAACCGGCACGGCTACGTCGTATGGCATCGCTCACCGCGACAATGGCTTCGTCCTGGCCCACCACACGTTTGTGCAGTTCTTCTTCAAGGTGCAGTAATTTCTCGCGATCGCTCTGAAGCATTTTTGCCACAGGGATTCCCGTCCATTTGGCGACTACTTCTGCGATATCTTCACTTGTCACCTCTTCTTTGATCAGGCTGTTTTCTTCCTGGCCGGCCAACTGTTTCTGGTATTGTTCCAGCTGCTCCTGGGCTTCCTTGATCTTACCATAGCGCAATTCTGCAACTTTACCATAGTTGCCCTCACGTTCTGCACGTTCGGCTTCCAACTTGAAGTTTTCAATATCCTGTTTAGCGCTCTGGATGTTGTCTACCACTTCCTTTTCGCTCATCCATTTCGCGTTGATCTCATTGCGGTCTTCTTTGAGATTGGCCAGTTCTGCCTGCAGGTTTTTAAGTTTGGTCTCATCCTGCTCGCGTTTTATGGCTTCAATTTCAATTTCCAACTGCATGATCTTGCGGTCGAGAACATCCAGTTCTTCCGGCTTGGAATTGATTTCCATGCGCATTTTAGAAGCGGCCTCGTCCATCAGGTCAATCGCCTTGTCGGGTAGAAAACGATTTGTTATATACCGCTGGGAAAGTTCTACCGCGGCGATGATCGCGTTGTCTTTGATACGTACCTTGTGATGCGTTTCATACTTTTCTTTGATACCACGCAAAATGGAAATCGCACTTTCAGTATCTGGCTCATTCACCTGTACCCGTTGAAAACGGCGTTCCAGCGCTTTGTCTTTTTCAAAATATTTCTGGTATTCATCTAACGTGGTTGCGCCAATGGCCCGCAGTTCGCCACGCGCAAGGGCAGGTTTGAGAATGTTTGCCGCATCCATCGCGCCCTGACCGCCACCGGCACCTACCAGAGTGTGAATCTCGTCTATAAACAGTACCACATCTCCTGCGGAAGTTGTTACTTCTTTGATTACCGCTTTTAGGCGTTCTTCAAATTCACCTTTGTATTTGGCCCCGGCGATAAGCGCGCCCATATCTAATGCCCAAATTTGTTTTTCCTGCAAATTTTCTGGAACATCACCATCTACGATACGATGCGCAAGACCTTCTGCAATTGCGGTCTTACCGGTACCGGGTTCGCCCACAAGTATGGGATTGTTTTTTGTCCTGCGGGTAAGGATTTGCAAAATACGGCGTATTTCCTCATCGCGGCCTATAACGGGATCAAGCTTGCCATCACGCGCCATTTGATTCAGGTTTTTGGCATATTTGCTTAACGAATTGTACGTTTCTTCAGCGCTTTGCGAAGTCACGCGATCGCCATTGCGCAATTCTTCAATTGCAGCTTTAAGGTGTTTTTCAGTGACGCCCTGATCTTTTAGGATCTGTGCTATCTTACTGTTGGATTTAAATATGGCCAAAAGCAAATGCTCTATGGATACATATTCATCGTTCATTTTTTTTGCGATCAGGCCGGCTTCGGTCATTGTTTTTCCGGCTTCGCGTGAAAGTATGATTTCGCCTCCGCTCACTTTTGGGAAACTGGTCAATGTGCTGTCCAGGATTTGTTTCAGCAGATTTACATTGACGTCCAGTTTTTGTAAAAGGAAGGGAGTTACATTTTCATCCACTTCAAAGAGTGCCTTGAAAATGTGTTCGTTTTCTATTTGTTGGTGTCCATAGCCTTGCGCCAACTGCTGCGCGTGCTGTAGGGCTTCCTGTGATTTTATGGTGAAATTATTGAAGTTCATTTTATGGTGTTTTTTAAAGGTCTAAACCAATTAATGTGCCGCTGCAGAATATTGTCAATTAGTCAGTTAATTTGCTATTTATAGTGACAAAATGGCAATTTATAGTGGAAAATGCTTGATTTACCAGTAAATTTATCGTATTTAATGCCGTATCTTTGTTAAAAACAACGTAATTAAAAAACGAAAATGGGATTTTTTGATAAGTTTAAAAGTCAGCGCGATATCGCAAAAGAGGAGATAAAAGAGGTGAAATGGATTGCGCTTGAACGCAAAGAGCAAGTTGAGGAAATTGCTGAAATATCTTCAAAAACACCGGTTTTAATCTTTAAGCACAGTACATCCTGCGGAATCAGTCGTATGTCGCTCAAGCAGTTTGAAAAGGAATATGATCTTGAAAAAAGCGTTGTAGAGCCGTATTTCCTTGACCTGAAACAATACCGCGAAATAAGCAATCTGGTTGCTTCAAAGTTTAACGTTCAGCATGAAAGTCCACAGGTTTTATTGATTATAAACGGCGAAGCCGTTTATAATGAATCCCACGGTAGTATTAGCGTGGGTGCAGTTAAAGGAGCGCTCTAAGGACGATTCAAACATGTACCTTCTAAATATTGGTGTTTTATGTTAAAAAAAATGCGTTTTAACGGTAAAAAACAGCTTTAAAATAAACTCACGGCAATTTGAATAGCGCCGTATTCCTGTACGGTATTCCAGGAAGCCGTGGCAGAAATGGGTAGGGTATAGGACTTCATTATTTTTACATCCCTGTTGTAAATTACCCCTACGTTAGACAAACCGGGATGATCGCCATAAAAGTGTGCGGTACTTAAAAAGGAGAAGGATCCACCCACAAAACCGGCAAACGACCAGTCTTTTTCCTTAAGAATTACGTAACTCGCTTCCACATAGTTGGTAAAAGCATTTTTCAGCTTTCCAGTATTGGTTTCATAGGTGTCCCTGCCCTGAATAACGGTAGACCATGAAAGCTGCAATGGGATTTTTTCAAAAGAATATGCCAGACTAGCATCAATAAAATGAGAGGTTTCTGCGCGGTCATAGTTAAAAAAACCTACATCAGGATAATCGCTGGTATTGTTTATGTCCCAGATGGCCAGGGTAAAGTTTTTATGGGAAAAACTAAGATAGTAATCATATTCAGTATACTCACCGGTAAACGATCTTCCGCCCCACAGGCCAGCCTTAAAAAATCCATTTTTTGAATTGTAGCTGATATCTGCAACGGTTACGGGAGAGTTGCTGACATGCAAACCCCGCCATAAGTGCATATTTTTGACCATTAGGTTAAAATCTAACGTTTTGTAAACCGTATCCTGATCTTCTTCAATATCTGTGGTTATTGCGCGCAGGTCGTCCTGCGCCGCTACTTCTTCAAATACCGATAGGCATAGAAAAAACAGCAGCATAATGTAAAATTTCATAAATTATTTAGCTTTTAGGATTATAGAATGATGAATAGCATTGCGGCGATCAGTGCACCAATTATAGGCCCCACAACGGGAACCCAGGAGTAGCTCCAGTTACTATCGGTTTTTCCTCTTATGGGCAATAACGCATGTACGATTCTGGGTCCCAGATCCCTTGCCGGGTTGATGGCGTAACCAGTGGTGCCGCCCAGTGATAAGCCAATGCCCCAGACTATAAATGCCACGGGGATGGCGCCAATGGAGCCTAGGCCAACAGTCGTGCCCGTACCGTCATTTATTTCTGCTTCGGAAAAGTAGAACACACAGAAAATGAGTACGAACGTGCCCAGGATTTCGCTTAACATATTCCTGAACGTATTGGGGATTGCGGGGTCTGTACAGAAGACCGCGCGTTTGAGTCCAGCGTCTTCTGTGGCGTCAAAATGGTCTTTGTACATGGCATAGACCAAAGACGATCCCAGCATGGCGCCGATAAACTGGGCCAGGATATACAAAGGCACATCTGCCCATGGAAAAAGTCCACCAGCGGCGAGGCCTATACTTACGGCCGGATTTAAATGCGCGCCGCTGTACGGACCCGCGACAACAACACCGGCAAAAACCGCAAGTCCCCAGGCAGTGGTAATGGTCATCCAGCCGCCCCCTTTTCCTTTAGTTTTCTCAAGAATGTCATTTGCGACGATACCGCCGCCCAGGAGTATGAGAATTCCAGTTCCCAGTAATTCTGCAATAAATGGAGTCATAGTGGTTGGTTTTTATAAGGTTGTCCAGTATTTCAAGGCTTCTACCGCGCGATACCAGCCTTTGATTCCGTTTTCCACATCTTTCTTATCTTTTGCTGGTGTAAAACGTGTTTCTTCTTCCCACATTTCTTGAATTTCTTCTTCACTTTCCCAAAAACCTACGGCGATTCCCGCAAGATATGCAGCGCCCAGGGCAGTGGTTTCGGTAATTTCTGGTCGAATGGTGACCGAATCCAGCACATCTGCCTGAAACTGCATCAACATATCATTTACAGAAGCGCCGCCGTCTACGCGAACTTCTTTGATACTGATACCGGAGTCGGCTTTCATTGCCTTTAAAATATCCATCGTTTGGTAGGCAATTGCCTCAATGGAAGCCCTGGCAATGTGCGCATCTGTAGTCCCGCGATTCAGACCGAAAATGGTTCCCTGTGCTTTTTGGTTCCAGTAAGGGGCGCCCATTCCCACAAAGGCCGGTATAAAGTAAACGCCATCCGTGCTATCTACAGAGCTGGCAAGGTGTTCCACATCAGACGATCTTCTGATGATTCCCAGACCGTCCCTTAACCATTGCACTACTGCGCCGCCTATAAAAATGCTCCCTTCCAGGGCGTAACGCGTTTCACCTTTTATTCTCCACGCGACGGTGGTGAGTAGGTTGTTTTTAGAAAGAATGGGCTTTTTGCCTATATTCATAAGCATAAAACATCCCGTACCATAGGTACTTTTTACCATTCCCTTTTTGGTGCACATCTGCCCGAAAAGTGCGGCCATTTGATCTCCCGCAATACCTGCGATGGGAATTTTTGAAGCAAAGACCGTCGTTTTGGTATGGCCATAGATTTCGCTGGAATCTTTTACCTCTGGCAACATGCTTTTTGGGATGTCAAAAAGTTCGATCAGTTCATCGTCCCATTCCATCGTATTGATGTTGAACAACATGGTTCGGGATGCATTTGTTACATCCGTAATGTGCAATTCACCTTTGGTAAAGTTCCATATCAACCAGGAATCAATGGTTCCCATGGCAAGCTCACCGGCCTCTGCACGCTCCCTAACGCCATCTACGTTATCCAAAATCCATTTAACTTTGGTTCCCGAAAAATAAGAATCTATTTTCAGGCCCGTTTTCTTCTGGATCATATCCGCTTTGCCTTCTTCCTTCAGTTTTTCACAATAGTCTGCGGTACGTTTATCCTGCCATACGATGGCATTGTAAACCGCTTTACCGGTTTTACGATCCCACACGACCACGGTCTCCCGTTGGTTGGTGATTCCAATTCCCGCAATGTTTTTACCGTTGAGTCCTTTTTTTGTGGTGGCTTCTGCGGCAACTCCCGCCTGCGTGGCCCATATTTCAGCAGGATCGTGCTCTACCCATCCCGGTTTAGGGAAATATTGCTGAAATTCTTTCTGGGCAACCGACACAATTTTTCCTTTTTTGTCGAAAACGATTGCGCGGGAACTGGTAGTTCCCTGGTCTAAGGCTAAGATAAATGTATCCATTATTGGTTATTTAAGGTTATTATTTGGTTTAAAACAGCTGGTTTTAGTGCGTTCTAGGCAATTATTGAAAAATGCCGGGGGCTTGATGAAAAAAATACCTGACAAAAATGACCAGCATTTCACATTATCATCAGGTATTGAAATTATTATTTACATACGTACTTTTCGGCCATTTTAGTGAATGTTGAAAGTTGGTTATCTTCCCATTCCTGGGTCTGGCCGAGTTCTTCGCGAATTAGCGCAGCAACTTTTGGTGCCATGGCAATTGCAGCACGTGCATCAAGAAAAAGAGCGCGTACACGTCGTGCCAATACATCTTCAACCGTTCTGGCCATCTCGTAACGTACGGCCCATACCACTTCAGCCCCTACAAAAGGCAACCTGTCATCCAAGATTGCGCCCAATTCAGGTCTTTCCGTAATAAGTTTCTCAAGTTTGGGTTGATCGCTACCGTAGATATACAAGTGATTTTCGGTATTTTTCGTTGGTCTGGCGCCGTGTAGCGGGAAGTTTTTAGTCTTGCACTCTTTTTCCGGAAGTTTTTTCAGCGAAATGACCTTATCGATGGCATCTTGCGCCATACGTCTGAATGTGGTCCATTTTCCTCCGGTAATTGTGATCAGATCAGAATCTGATACAATAATCTTATGGCTTCGGGAAATTTCCTTGCTTTTTTCCGAAGCGTCTTTTGGTGCTGCCAGTGGTCTTAGTCCGGCAAAAATGCTTTTCACATCTTTGCGTGTCGCTTGTTTGGAATTGTAATTATTAAAGGTTTTTAGAATAAAATCTATTTCTTTTTCTAGCGGCTGGGGTTCCAGGCTGTGACTTTCAAGATTAGTATCTGTCGTGCCCACTAAGGCCTTGTTATGCCAGGGGATGACAAAAAGAACACGACCGTCCTCAGTTTTGGGAATCATGATCGCGTCGTCTCCAGGCAGAAAAGATTTATCAAAGACAAGATGAACACCCTGACTTGGTACAATGGTTTTTTTCGCATCAGCTTTTTCCATTTTGAGAATGTCATCAGCAAATACACCTGTTGCGTTTATGATTACTTTTCCTGTAAATTGATGTGATATTCCGGTTTCGGTATCTTTCGCAATAACGCCTGAAACCTTTCCTTTGTCATTTTCAGTTAAATCTGTAACCTCGAAATGATTGAGTAGGGTAGCGCCATTTTCTATACATGTTTGTGCCACATTTACCGCAAGCCTGGAATCGTCAAACTGCCCATCTTTATAAACTACACCACCTTTAAGTTTATCCTGCTTTAAGTTGGCTATTCGCTCTAAGGTATTTTCCTTCTTTATGTGATGCGATTTGCCAATGCTCATACTACCCGCAAGCAGGTCGTACATTTTAAGACCAATGGTGTAATAAATTCCTTCCCACCACTTATAATTAGGTATTACAAACGATTGGTTTTGTACGAGGTGCGGGGCATTTTGAAACATCATTCCGCGTTCAAAAAGTGCTTCCCGAACCAAACCTATATCGCCCTGCGCAAGATACCTTACGCCCCCATGTGCAAGTTTTGTGCTACGGCTGGAAGTTCCTTTAGCATAATCTACCTGCTCAAGAAGTAAAGTTTTATAACCTCGTGTAACGCTGTCTAATGCCGTCCCTAAGCCGGTAGCACCTCCACCGATGACGATAACGTCCCAATCACCCTGATGATCAAGACCTTTGAGAATGGATTCACGGGAATATAGGTTTGTTTTCATTTTGCTTTATATTTCGTTTATTTTCAAATATACTATAAGTATGCCAATAAAAGAATAAAAACGAAACATTTAACGAATATTATTCGAATTTAGGTTTCATTTGATTTTAAGTGAAGAATTACGAAAGTAAAAAATAGTTAGCGGAATTAGTATATAAATATAGATCAGACGTATTTCATTCTAAGTAAGAATGTTCTCTAACTAAGGCCTATAGGGAATCAGGTGTTTATTTAAACTGTTTATAAGATGATTGAAGTCTTATTATAGGATTATGTACACGTTTCGAAAAATTTTGAAAAAGATAATTGAATAGTATTCTTTGAGAATATTGCCGTTACTTATTTATCTTTGGATACTAAGAAAATGGGGAGTTATGGAACGACATCAGTTGATTTTAGAGCGATTAAGGGAAAAAAAACATGTAAAGGTTCTTGATCTTTGTGATGAACTTGACGTGAGTGCCGTAACCATAAGAAAAGATCTGAAACTTCTCGAAGAGAAAGGATTACTATATAGAACACACGGCGGGGCATCGCTTGATAACCCTTATATCAATGAAAAACCTATTCAGGAAAAGGAAAAGATTTCGGTAGAGGAGAAGTCTAATATTGCGGAAACCGCATTAAAGCTTATCCTGGAGAACGATTCTATCATGTTAGCTTCAGGCACCACTGTGCAACAATTGGCCAGGGCTATTGTTCCTTTGGGGAAACTAAATGTTATCACCTCTTCTTTGCATGTAGCCCTCGAGCTTATAAAAAATAAAGATGTTGAGGTAATACAGCTCGGCGGACCGTTGAGGCACAGCTCCGGTTCTGTAACAGGTCACTACGCGCAGCATATTTTGAGTAATATTTCCTGCAATCAGCTTTTTTTGGGTGTTGATGGTATTGATCTGGATTATGGCTGTACAACCACGAGTCTTGAGGAAGCAGTCTTAAATAAAAAAATGATGGATTGTGCTCAAAAAACGATTATTTTGGCAGATTCTTCGAAATTCGGAAAGAGGAGCTTTGGTAAAATTTGCGAAATAGATGCTATTGACGAGATTATTACAGATGACAGTCTACCGCTTTCGGTTAAAAACAAATTGCTTGAAATGGGGGTTAAAGTCACGTTGGTGAAAAAGGTTTAACCTTTGGTTTCTAAGGGTTTTGTCAAGAGCACAATAAGGATTACAGCACGTTGCTATTTTTGATATCGAACAACAAAACGTTTTCTTTATCTCTAAAAGAAGCCATTGTGCCAGTTGTAATCTTCCTCTTCAGCGCTTTAAAAAATAACCTTGTAAAATGCAAAAAACCCGGCTTTTGGCCGGGTTTTTTTAGCGGAATGATTATTAATTTTAGGCGTCAGCCCTTATTTTACTTTTTTCACGATAGCTTCAAACGCTTCCGGATGGTTCATAGCTAAATCAGCAAGGACTTTTCTGTTTAGGGAAATGTCTGCTTTTTTAACCGCACCCATAAACTTGGAATATGACATTCCATGTATGCGTGCTCCCGCGTTGATACGGGCGATCCATAACGATCTGAAGTTTCTCTTCTTTTGACGACGGTCACGGTATGCATAAAGCATGGCCTTTTCCACCGCATTCTTAGCTACGGTATAAACGTTTTTACGACGTCCAAAATAACCTTTAGCTTGTTTAATGATTTTCTTTCTGCGGGCTCTGGAAGCTACCGCGTTTACTGATCTTGGCATAATTTAAATTTTTTTGTAGCGGGCGATCCCAAATAAATTAGAATTCTTGTAAAGGCCCGACTCCAGGGTTTTTAATGAATTTTAACCGGTTGCGCGGTTTACTTAAGGCGCAACATGATTTTGACGTTTGGCTCATCAGCCTTATGAACTAAAGTGTCCTGAGTAAGATTACGCTTACGTTTTTTAGACTTTTTAGTTAATATGTGACTTTTGAAAGCGTGCTTTCTTTTGATCTTACCAGTTCCGGTAAGCTTAAAACGCTTCTTGGCACTGGATTTTGTTTTTAATTTTGGCATGTTCCTTTTTTATATGATTATTCCGCTATTTCTTTTTCTTTATTGATTTCGGGACATATTCTATTGACCTCTATTTCTATTTAAAATAGATTTTTTGAGATATACCCTAATCTTAATATTTATTTTGTCTTCTTGGGAGCCAGGAACATAATCATCCTTTTTCCTTCAAGTTTAGGCATTTGCTCCACCTTGCCATATTCTTCAAGATCCTGAGCCAATCTTAAAAGTAGAATCTGCCCCTGATCTTTATAGATAATAGAACGTCCTTTAAAGAAAACATATGCTTTAAGCTTCGATCCTTCTTCAAGGAATTTAATGGCATGTTTCTTCTTAAAATCGTAATCGTGATCATCTGTGTTGGGACCAAAACGAATTTCTTTTACGGTAACTTTAGACGCTTTCGCTTTTATGGCTTTTTCGCGCTTTTTCTGCTCGTAAACGAACTTCTTATAATCCATGATCTTACAGACCGGTGGTTCTGCATTTGGTGAAATCTCCACCAGGTCCAGACCCATTTCATCTGCCATTTCAAGCGCTTTTGGAGTAGGGTAGATGTCCATTTCGACATTATCGCCTACTAGGCGCACTTCCTTAGAGCGTATCTTGCGATTGATATTGTGTTGATCTTTCTTCTCAATCCTGGCTGGGCCTCTTGATCTTTTTCTACGTATTGCTATGACTATTGATTTTTAATTAAACTTTAAATTTTTTAAGCGTGAGTTCTATGTTCTGGTTTACCAGACCTGCAAAATCTGCGACGGTCATTGCACCTAAATCCTCACCACCATGTTTACGTACAGAAACCGTACCATCATTGGCTTCTGTTTCGCCAATTATGAGCATATAAGGAGTTTTTTTGATTTCAGCTTCCCTTATTTTCTTGCCCATTGTTTCGCCACGGTCATCTACAATGGCGCGAATTTCGTGATTTTCAAGAGAATCCAAAACATTTTTAGCGTATTTTTCATATTTTTCGCTAAGCGTTAAAATGCTGGCCTGCACGGGCATAAGCCATAATGGGAAATTACCGCCGGTATGTTCCAGAAGTATCGCCACAAAACGCTCCATACTGCCAAAGGGTGCACGGTGTATCATAACCGGGCGATGCAGTTCATTGTCACTGCCTTTGTATGTAAGGTCAAAGCGTTCGGGCAGGTTATAATCTACTTGAATGGTACCCAATTGCCAACTACGGCCCAGGGCATCTTTTACCATAAAGTCCAACTTAGGACCATAGAATGCCGCTTCACCTGTTTCTACCACATAGTTCAGGTTTTTATCAATGGCCGCGTTGATAATGGCATTTTCCGCTTTTTCCCAGTTGGCATTGCTGCCTATATATTTTTTCTTGTTCTCCGGATCGCGTAAGGAAACCTGAGCGGTAAAATTCTCAAAACCAAGAGATCCGAATACATAAAGTACCAGATCAATCACTTTTTTGAATTCCTCATCCAGCTGGTCTGGAGTACAGAATATATGCGCATCATCCTGCGTAAAACCGCGTACACGGGTCAAACCGTGAAGTTCACCACTTTGCTCGTATCGGTAAACGGTACCAAATTCTGCAAAACGCTTTGGTAAGTCACGGTAGCTCCAGGATGTGGCGTTGAATATCTCACAGTGGTGCGGACAGTTCATGGGTTTGAGCAAAAATTCCTCACCTTCAGAAGGTGTGGTAATCGGTCTAAAGCTGTCTTCACCATATTTCTGGTAATGACCCGAAGTAACATAAAGTTCTTTCTGGCCTATGTGCGGCGTAACCACCATCTCGTAACCCGCCTTTTTCTGGGCTGCTTTAAGAAAATTTTCTAAACGTTCACGCAATGCAGCACCATTGGGTAGCCATAATGGCAGTCCCTGACCCACTTTTTGTGAAAAAGTAAAAAGTTCAAGCTCTTTGCCCAGTTTACGATGGTCCCGTTTTTTAGCTTCCTCCAGTAAATGCAGGTATTCATTAAGTTCTTTTTGCTTGGGGAAAGATATACCGTAAATACGAGTAAGCTGGGTATTGTTCTCATCAGCGCGCCAATATGCCCCGGCGACTTTCATTAATTTGATGGCTTTGACGATCCCTGTGTTGGGGATATGACCGCCACGGCATAAATCTGTAAAGGTATCGTGGTCACAAAAAGTAATGGAACCATCCTCGAGATTCTCGATCAGCTCCACTTTGTATTCATTACCCTGCTCTTCATACATTTTTAGCGCATCATTTTTAGACACACTATGCATATTGAAATCATGCTTTCCGCGGGCGATTTCAAGCATTTTAGCTTCTATCTTGCCAAAATCATTTTCACTGAGCGTTGCTTCGCCCATATCTACGTCGTAATAGAAGCCATTGTCAATCGCGGGGCCAATGGTAAGTTTTGCTTCTGGGTATAATTGCTGAATGGCCTGCGCCAGAATGTGTGCACTGGAGTGCCAGAAAGCCTTTTTGCCTTCTTCATCATTCCACGTAAAAAGGACAAGTTTTCCATTTTCCGTAAGTGGCGTCACGGTTTCCACCACGGTGTCATTATATTTTGCCGAAATCACATTACGGGCAAGTCCCGCGCTGATACTGTTTGCAATATCGATGGGTGTGGTGCCTTTTTCAACCTCTTTTACACTGCCGTCTGGCAAGGTAACTGCTATCATACCTGTTTAATTTTGGAGTGCAAAGATAGGAAGTTTTATAATGAAATGTTAGTGCTTATTCTAAGCAAGTTGTAATTGAAAGAAAACGGATTGCAACGATTAATAAATAGAGTTAATTCGCTGATTATCTACTGGTTATTTTTGAAAGTATCAAAATAAATATCAGTATATGGTATTTAGAGTAAAAATAGAGAGTAATAAGTACGGGAAAATCCTCAGATAACTATCAAAATTTACAACTGGCCTTAAATACTGCTTCTAAATAAATTCAACTTGGTACAGGAATAAATTAAAACGGCCGAATTTAAAGCATCCCTCGCGCTTTGATTTCCAGATATTTATTGATAGTATTTACAGTAAGATCTTCCGGGCGGGTTAAAACAGTCTGAATTCCATTCTTTTCGAGCTCTTTTGCCATTATTTTTTTGTCATAATCCATTTTTTGGGCAATGGTTTTATGATATATTTCCGGAGTACTTCCCGCAGGTTTATCGATCAAATGTTTTATCTCTGTATTTTCAAATAAAATTACCACGAGCACGTGTTTTTTAGCAAGTGCCTTGAGATAGGGTAGCTGGCGTTGCAGCGCGCTGATATGCTCAAAATTTGTATATAAAAGGAGTAAACTGCGATGTGTAATCTTACGTTTTACTTCGGCATAAAGCCGGCCGTAGTCACTGTCCAGAAACTGGGGATCTATACTATAAAGCACTTCAAGGATCGTGTTGATATGCGTTTTTTTGTTGCTTGCCGCGAGATGGTTCTGTATGGTATTGGAAAAGGTGAGCAGACCTGTTTTATCACCTTTCTTTAAAGCGACGTTGCTAAAGGCAAGCGTGCTGTTGATGGCATAATCCAATAAGGTCAATCCTTCAAAGGGCATTTTCATGACCCGGCTGGCGTCTATTATGCTATAAATAGGCTGCGACTTTTCATCCTGATATTGATTGACCATAAGGTCACCAGCTTTGGCGGTAGCCTTCCAGTTTATGGTGCGCACATCATCGCCCATTACATATTCCTTGATCTGCTCAAATTCCATCGTGTGGCCTATGCGACGGATTTTCTTGAGGCCGTATTGCGACAATTTGTTGTCAAT
It contains:
- a CDS encoding MIP/aquaporin family protein is translated as MTPFIAELLGTGILILLGGGIVANDILEKTKGKGGGWMTITTAWGLAVFAGVVVAGPYSGAHLNPAVSIGLAAGGLFPWADVPLYILAQFIGAMLGSSLVYAMYKDHFDATEDAGLKRAVFCTDPAIPNTFRNMLSEILGTFVLIFCVFYFSEAEINDGTGTTVGLGSIGAIPVAFIVWGIGLSLGGTTGYAINPARDLGPRIVHALLPIRGKTDSNWSYSWVPVVGPIIGALIAAMLFIIL
- the clpB gene encoding ATP-dependent chaperone ClpB, with the translated sequence MNFNNFTIKSQEALQHAQQLAQGYGHQQIENEHIFKALFEVDENVTPFLLQKLDVNVNLLKQILDSTLTSFPKVSGGEIILSREAGKTMTEAGLIAKKMNDEYVSIEHLLLAIFKSNSKIAQILKDQGVTEKHLKAAIEELRNGDRVTSQSAEETYNSLSKYAKNLNQMARDGKLDPVIGRDEEIRRILQILTRRTKNNPILVGEPGTGKTAIAEGLAHRIVDGDVPENLQEKQIWALDMGALIAGAKYKGEFEERLKAVIKEVTTSAGDVVLFIDEIHTLVGAGGGQGAMDAANILKPALARGELRAIGATTLDEYQKYFEKDKALERRFQRVQVNEPDTESAISILRGIKEKYETHHKVRIKDNAIIAAVELSQRYITNRFLPDKAIDLMDEAASKMRMEINSKPEELDVLDRKIMQLEIEIEAIKREQDETKLKNLQAELANLKEDRNEINAKWMSEKEVVDNIQSAKQDIENFKLEAERAEREGNYGKVAELRYGKIKEAQEQLEQYQKQLAGQEENSLIKEEVTSEDIAEVVAKWTGIPVAKMLQSDREKLLHLEEELHKRVVGQDEAIVAVSDAIRRSRAGLQDQRKPVGSFLFLGTTGVGKTELAKALAEFLFDDENNMTRIDMSEYQERHSVSRLVGAPPGYVGYDEGGQLTEAVRRKPYSVVLLDEIEKAHPDTFNILLQVLDEGRLTDNKGRLADFKNTIIIMTSNMGSHIIQEKFEAVKDMDTAMEAAKVEVLAMLKQSVRPEFINRIDDIVMFSPLTRKNIQSVVNLQLKSVGKMLNKQGITLDATEDAIKFLGEKGFQPEFGARPVKRTIQKEVLNKLSKEILSGSISTDSIILLDAFDDELVFRNQNELAEKE
- the ytxJ gene encoding bacillithiol system redox-active protein YtxJ; amino-acid sequence: MGFFDKFKSQRDIAKEEIKEVKWIALERKEQVEEIAEISSKTPVLIFKHSTSCGISRMSLKQFEKEYDLEKSVVEPYFLDLKQYREISNLVASKFNVQHESPQVLLIINGEAVYNESHGSISVGAVKGAL
- a CDS encoding glycerol-3-phosphate dehydrogenase/oxidase; amino-acid sequence: MKTNLYSRESILKGLDHQGDWDVIVIGGGATGLGTALDSVTRGYKTLLLEQVDYAKGTSSRSTKLAHGGVRYLAQGDIGLVREALFERGMMFQNAPHLVQNQSFVIPNYKWWEGIYYTIGLKMYDLLAGSMSIGKSHHIKKENTLERIANLKQDKLKGGVVYKDGQFDDSRLAVNVAQTCIENGATLLNHFEVTDLTENDKGKVSGVIAKDTETGISHQFTGKVIINATGVFADDILKMEKADAKKTIVPSQGVHLVFDKSFLPGDDAIMIPKTEDGRVLFVIPWHNKALVGTTDTNLESHSLEPQPLEKEIDFILKTFNNYNSKQATRKDVKSIFAGLRPLAAPKDASEKSKEISRSHKIIVSDSDLITITGGKWTTFRRMAQDAIDKVISLKKLPEKECKTKNFPLHGARPTKNTENHLYIYGSDQPKLEKLITERPELGAILDDRLPFVGAEVVWAVRYEMARTVEDVLARRVRALFLDARAAIAMAPKVAALIREELGQTQEWEDNQLSTFTKMAEKYVCK
- the glpK gene encoding glycerol kinase GlpK; the protein is MDTFILALDQGTTSSRAIVFDKKGKIVSVAQKEFQQYFPKPGWVEHDPAEIWATQAGVAAEATTKKGLNGKNIAGIGITNQRETVVVWDRKTGKAVYNAIVWQDKRTADYCEKLKEEGKADMIQKKTGLKIDSYFSGTKVKWILDNVDGVRERAEAGELAMGTIDSWLIWNFTKGELHITDVTNASRTMLFNINTMEWDDELIELFDIPKSMLPEVKDSSEIYGHTKTTVFASKIPIAGIAGDQMAALFGQMCTKKGMVKSTYGTGCFMLMNIGKKPILSKNNLLTTVAWRIKGETRYALEGSIFIGGAVVQWLRDGLGIIRRSSDVEHLASSVDSTDGVYFIPAFVGMGAPYWNQKAQGTIFGLNRGTTDAHIARASIEAIAYQTMDILKAMKADSGISIKEVRVDGGASVNDMLMQFQADVLDSVTIRPEITETTALGAAYLAGIAVGFWESEEEIQEMWEEETRFTPAKDKKDVENGIKGWYRAVEALKYWTTL